In Halorhabdus rudnickae, the following proteins share a genomic window:
- a CDS encoding 4Fe-4S dicluster domain-containing protein: MPIDPAFSVNREVVDEHEGHDVWGPLEEPETLGIHGTHVAVDFDACLADGACLQDCPVDVFEWVETPDHPVSERKADPANESQCIDCMLCVDVCPVDAIDVDPTRATE; this comes from the coding sequence GTGCCTATCGATCCGGCGTTCAGCGTGAACCGGGAGGTCGTCGACGAACACGAGGGTCACGACGTCTGGGGACCACTCGAAGAACCCGAAACGCTCGGCATCCACGGGACACACGTCGCTGTCGACTTCGACGCCTGTCTGGCCGATGGGGCGTGCCTGCAGGACTGTCCCGTCGACGTCTTCGAGTGGGTCGAGACACCAGACCACCCGGTTAGCGAGCGGAAGGCAGATCCGGCGAACGAATCCCAGTGTATCGACTGTATGCTCTGTGTCGATGTCTGCCCAGTCGACGCGATCGACGTCGATCCGACCCGGGCGACGGAGTGA
- a CDS encoding DUF7545 family protein, which produces MATDELETTTVTVETDDATDTLEIPIALIDLLTDEDSEDVPTVVGDIAMFGLAQRVHTAVHHSDGDPSAGLDADLEAIEAATDEEFQKRFGSSFEDLLDHSH; this is translated from the coding sequence ATGGCAACAGACGAACTCGAAACGACGACGGTAACCGTGGAAACAGACGATGCAACCGATACGCTCGAGATCCCGATCGCGCTGATCGACCTACTGACCGACGAGGACAGCGAAGATGTCCCGACGGTGGTCGGTGACATCGCGATGTTTGGACTTGCCCAGCGGGTCCACACGGCAGTCCACCACAGCGACGGCGACCCGAGTGCGGGCCTCGACGCTGACCTCGAAGCCATCGAGGCCGCGACCGACGAGGAGTTCCAGAAACGGTTCGGCTCAAGCTTCGAAGACCTCCTCGACCACAGCCACTGA
- a CDS encoding 2,5-diamino-6-(ribosylamino)-4(3H)-pyrimidinone 5'-phosphate reductase, with the protein MHVVVNAAMSADGKLSTRDREQIAISGPADFERVDRMRAASDAVMVGIGTVLADDPSLTVDAEERVADRRDRGDAPQPARVVADSRGRTPAGARVLNGDAETYVLVSEAAPEDERERLASDATVIVAGEERVDLDGALDELDAHGVDRLMVEGGGELIFSLFEAGLVDELSTFVGPTVLGGREAPTLADGEGFVGDFPDLDLHDVERLDGGVLMRWRVR; encoded by the coding sequence ATGCACGTCGTCGTCAATGCTGCGATGAGCGCCGACGGCAAGCTCTCGACGCGCGACCGCGAGCAAATCGCCATCAGCGGCCCGGCGGACTTCGAGCGCGTCGATCGGATGCGAGCCGCGAGCGACGCCGTAATGGTCGGGATCGGGACCGTCCTCGCTGACGACCCATCCCTGACGGTCGACGCCGAGGAGCGTGTGGCTGACCGGCGCGACCGTGGCGACGCGCCACAGCCGGCCCGCGTCGTGGCCGACTCGCGGGGCCGCACCCCCGCTGGTGCCCGCGTGTTGAACGGCGACGCCGAGACGTACGTCCTCGTGAGCGAGGCGGCCCCCGAAGACGAACGCGAGCGGCTGGCCAGCGACGCGACTGTGATCGTGGCCGGCGAAGAGCGGGTAGACCTAGATGGTGCTCTGGACGAACTCGACGCACACGGCGTCGACCGACTCATGGTTGAGGGCGGTGGCGAACTCATTTTCTCGCTGTTCGAGGCTGGTCTCGTCGACGAGTTGTCGACGTTTGTCGGCCCGACGGTTCTCGGCGGCCGTGAGGCCCCGACCCTGGCCGACGGTGAAGGGTTCGTGGGTGACTTCCCTGACCTCGACCTGCACGACGTCGAGCGCCTGGACGGGGGCGTCTTGATGCGGTGGCGGGTTCGATGA
- a CDS encoding Hvo_1808 family surface protein produces the protein MDNATAPADPETDVLGWENRYWHNESIDVEQSDGLTAPERERLLARTMARVEHLRRLEFEETPRIKFVSREGVETYVDRNVTQLPGGNQTWEALFVFGEDTDARLAVRETILASVGGMAAEEGVDHVVLVTDDSERPQVSGYVLAHELVHVLQDQHFDLSGPRYRRSTLDGELGKDGLVEGEASLIDGLYRRQCASGEWSCLSGGIAPSSSASVTPAVASLLSMPYRQGASYVAALRDRRGWESVVAAHESPPSTVKPVLHPGRDAVLSEPIEYTDRSGSEWSRTDGAQRLGEAGIRTLFARQNATRRVALPRPNGTASLRTVVTSLADGWENDSLYTYTNGSHEGYVWVTEWDSRTDAAEFAAAYRAVLDSYEPLGVGDSQYVITDGPFADAFDIRHDGTRVTIANAPDRSALAELSDRFEVDPGETPQRDTTATATTTTNGPGFDVASTLVAFVALVVSFLSAGRHHR, from the coding sequence GTGGACAACGCCACCGCCCCGGCTGATCCCGAGACGGACGTACTCGGGTGGGAGAACCGGTACTGGCACAACGAGTCGATCGATGTAGAGCAGTCCGACGGTCTCACAGCGCCCGAGCGCGAGCGGCTTCTCGCCCGGACGATGGCGCGAGTCGAGCACCTTCGCAGACTGGAGTTCGAAGAGACTCCCCGGATCAAGTTCGTCTCCCGCGAGGGTGTCGAAACCTACGTCGACCGCAACGTCACGCAGTTACCCGGGGGGAACCAGACGTGGGAAGCGCTGTTCGTCTTCGGTGAAGATACCGACGCTCGTCTGGCGGTACGGGAGACGATCCTCGCGAGCGTCGGTGGCATGGCCGCCGAGGAAGGGGTCGATCACGTCGTTCTCGTGACTGATGACTCCGAACGGCCCCAGGTCTCGGGATACGTCCTCGCCCACGAACTCGTGCACGTCCTCCAGGACCAGCACTTCGACCTCTCTGGGCCCCGCTACCGACGCTCGACGCTCGACGGGGAACTCGGAAAGGACGGCCTCGTCGAAGGCGAGGCCTCGTTGATCGACGGCCTCTATCGGCGCCAGTGTGCGAGCGGCGAGTGGTCGTGTCTCTCCGGTGGGATAGCGCCGTCGTCGAGTGCTTCGGTCACACCGGCAGTCGCTAGCCTCCTGAGTATGCCTTACCGGCAAGGGGCGAGCTACGTTGCTGCACTCCGGGACCGTCGCGGCTGGGAGAGCGTCGTCGCCGCCCACGAGTCACCACCGTCGACCGTGAAACCGGTGTTGCATCCCGGTCGCGACGCGGTCCTCTCAGAACCGATCGAATACACGGATCGCTCCGGTTCGGAGTGGTCTCGAACCGACGGCGCCCAACGCCTCGGCGAGGCGGGAATCCGGACGCTGTTCGCCCGGCAGAACGCGACTCGACGTGTGGCGCTCCCGCGCCCGAACGGGACAGCCAGTCTTCGCACGGTCGTCACGTCGCTGGCCGACGGGTGGGAAAACGACTCGTTGTACACGTACACGAACGGCAGCCACGAGGGCTACGTCTGGGTGACTGAGTGGGACTCGCGGACGGATGCCGCGGAGTTTGCGGCCGCCTACCGTGCTGTACTCGATAGCTACGAGCCCCTCGGGGTCGGCGACTCGCAGTACGTCATTACGGACGGTCCCTTCGCGGACGCGTTCGACATTCGACACGACGGGACGCGCGTGACGATCGCCAACGCTCCCGACCGGTCGGCGCTGGCCGAGCTATCGGACCGGTTCGAAGTCGATCCGGGAGAGACACCACAGCGTGACACTACTGCGACTGCCACCACGACGACGAACGGACCCGGGTTCGACGTTGCGTCGACACTCGTTGCGTTCGTTGCTCTGGTCGTGAGTTTCCTCTCGGCTGGCAGGCATCACCGGTAG